From the genome of Bombyx mori chromosome 16, ASM3026992v2, one region includes:
- the LOC134200335 gene encoding uncharacterized protein LOC134200335, with amino-acid sequence MDAVFAEFLRLRYPKLTSEFQAFKADHTASPLVDSTELAAPASPVPACKASASSTAASVVPAVPASPILASKTAASSAVVTVPAARSSAASVAPSKTPTRRSPAPASSSSDSDSEMEVDLAPASSTDGFTLVQKEYRKHTRQGQIHLSPDLQISLTIRLTLKSHVSRWTGDFTL; translated from the exons atggatgctgtatttgcggaatttctccggcttcgctacccaaagctcacttccgagtttcaggccttcaaggccgatcacactgcgagccctctcgtggactccaccgagctcgctgctcctgcgtcgcctgtacctgcgtgcaaagcttctgcatcgagcaccgcagcctccgtcgtgcctgccgttcccgcgtcgcctatactggcgagtaaaactgctgcgtcgtccgccgtggtcactgttccagcagcgcgatcatccgcggcctccgtcgcgccgtccaaaacacctactcgtaggtcacctgcgcccgcctcctcgtcctccgactctgactcggagatggaggtcgacctcgctcccgcctcatcgacggatggattcaccctggtgcaaaagg agTACCGAAAGCACACGAGACAAGGACAAATACATCTATCTCCTGACCTCCAAATATCCTTAACAATACGACTGACACTTAAATCgcacgtctcaaggtggaccGGGGATTTCACGTTATAG
- the Adgf gene encoding adenosine deaminase related growth factor precursor (The RefSeq protein has 7 substitutions compared to this genomic sequence): protein MFKIILFASFVVCIVADPPDINEYHRRRNTLSRNELRLTVGGNMTLSDKESEVNNCIMQLKFQEIDYAFDHPRYYNFSQHYFKYKDTMRKRRLYQILKVMPKGALLHVHDMSLLGPDYLMNITYMQDLYVCLYKETVGFRFSSKTPNAPCKGKWQDISKVRSSVENVTKFDEELRKHFTLVVDDPDTVYGCITDTWTKFMDYFLTVDPLLTYRPVWEKYFYDALMKFREDNVLYVEFRSVLPSLYELDGTAFDPVVTAKAYRKVIRKFVKDYPDFIGAKLIYAPSRRVNRSVLSTYLQIAKDVKNDMPDIFAGFDLVGQEDLGEPLIEFAPQLLEASESLDYFFHAGETDWLGTLTDENLMDAILLGAKRIGHAYALAKHPLLLEEVIKNDIGLEINIISNAVLSLVRDVRNHPLSTFLSKGLPVVISSDDPGAWEAEPLTDDFYVAFVGAASRLADLRLLKQLALNSFTYSSLEDRQKIEALRRFKRNWDSFINNFKCPL, encoded by the coding sequence atgtttgaaataatattattcgcTTCCTTCGTCGTCTGCATCGTAGCCGATCCGCCTGACATCAACGAATACCATAGAAGAAGGAATACTCTCTCAAGAAATGAGCTAAGATTGACCGTTGGCGGTAATATGACGCTTAGCGACAAAGAAAGCGAAGTAAACAATTGCATTATGCAACTTAAATTCCAAGAAATTGATTACGCGTTCGATCACCCGCGCTATTACAATTTTTCGCAACACTACTTCAAATACAAAGACACAATGAGAAAGAGGAGACTGTACCAGATTTTGAAGGTTATGCCAAAGGGAGCGTTGTTACACGTGCACGATATGTCTTTGCTCGGACCCGATTATCTCATGAACATCACGTACATGCAAGATCTTTACGTGTGCCTATACAAAGAAATAGTCGGATTTCGTTTCTCGAGCAAAACACCCAACACGCCTTGCAAAGGGAAATGGCAAGATATTTCTAAAGTGCGATCCTCGGTAGAAAACGTTACGAAGTTCGATGAAGAATTGCGGAAACATTTCACGCTGGTGGTCGACGATCCAGATACAGTATACGGATGTATTACGGATACATGGACTAAGTTCATGGACTACTTTCTTACTGTTGATCCGTTGCTAACGTACCGGCCGGTGTGGGAGAAATATTTCTATGACGCCTTGATGAAGTTTAGAGAGGATAACGTTTTGTATGTTGAATTTAGGAGCGTCTTACCGAGCCTGTATGAACTCGACGGAACTGCGTTCGACCCTGTTGTAACCGCAAAAGCATACAGGAAGGTTATACGAAAATTCGTCAAAGATTATCCTGATTTCATAGGAGCCAAACTAATATATGCGCCATCGAGGAGAGTGAACCGAAGCGTTTTGTCAACGTATCTCCAAATAGCCAAAGACGTCAAGAAGGACATGCCCGATATTTTTGCTGGATTCGATCTAGTCGGACAGGAGGATCTGGGAGAGCCTTTAATCGAATTCGCACCCCAGTTACTGGAAGCCAGCGAGAGCTTGGACTACTTCTTCCACGCCGGTGAAACTGATTGGCTGGGAACGTTAACGGACGAGAATTTGATGGACGCTATTTTATTGGGTGCGAAAAGGATTGGACACGCCTACGCTTTGGCCAAACATCCTCTGCTGCTAGAGGAAGTGATCAAGAATGATATTGGTTTGGAAATCAATATAATATCGAATGCGGTGCTGTCATTAGTACGCGATGTCAGGAATCATCCTTTGAGTACGTTTCTGTCTAAAGGATTACCTGTGGTTATATCAAGCGACGATCCAGGAGCATGGGAGGCGGAACCCTTGACGGACGATTTCTATGTTGCTTTTGTTGGAGCGGCCAGCCGACTCGCCGACTTAAGACTACTGAAACAATTAGCATTAAATTCGTTTATTTACAGTTCATTCGAAGATCGCCAGAAGACAGAAGCGCTAAGGAGATTCAAGAGAAATTGGGATAGTTTCATCAATAATTTTAAGTGTCCTCTGTAA
- the LOC101742985 gene encoding adenosine deaminase AGSA: MPTKLTVFLWLSIIMQAFCNTTHETVKKKRNELFEKELEMMLGRDIVLNENETKVNEIFMKLKTKELDQGFRHRRPFVLSKHFFEYKDDVKKTELYKLIKKMPKGAVLHAHDTSLLGPDYVLELTYWKYLYVCFIDDEVLFRFAKTLPTTPCATKWQLVKEARYSSGNVDEFDDHLRKEFTLVVDDYVKKYPDNNAIWKSFKKYFKTILSIVSYKPAWEQYFYDALKEYRHDNVFFLEVRSILPTLYDLDGNVYDPVATAESYQKVTEQFMHDYPDFMGAKLIYAPSRGTEQFTFDEYLRFAKEIKRKLPDFFAGFDLVNHEDAGPPNKHFLPQLVNEKDNLNYYFHAAETNWNGMDSDENLYDALALDTKRIGHGFALIKHPLLIDEVRKRDIAIEVNVISNNVLCLVSDIRNHPLSSYLAQGLPVVVSSDDRGAWEADPLSHDFYAAFVGVASRHADLRLLKKLALNSIRYSTYSDKSKMFAEFESRWSQFINAVKDKHV, from the coding sequence ATGCCAACAAAATTGACTGTGTTCTTATGGCTGAGCATCATAATGCAAGCGTTTTGCAACACAACCCACGAAACagtaaagaagaaaagaaatgaACTATTTGAAAAAGAATTGGAAATGATGCTCGGACGCGACATTGTATTGAATGAAAACGAAACTAAAGTCAACGAGATATTTATGAAACTTAAAACGAAAGAACTAGACCAAGGATTCCGGCACAGACGTCCTTTTGTTTTATCCAAACACTTCTTTGAATACAAAGATGATGTCAAGAAAACTGAACTGTACAAGCTGATTAAAAAAATGCCAAAAGGTGCGGTGCTTCATGCCCACGATACTTCACTCTTAGGTCCAGATTACGTATTAGAATTAACATACTGGAAATAtttatatgtttgttttattgacgACGAAGTATTATTTAGATTTGCGAAGACTTTACCGACCACACCGTGTGCAACAAAATGGCAGCTTGTTAAAGAAGCAAGATACTCATCGGGTAATGTTGATGAATTCGATGATCATCTCCGAAAAGAGTTCACGTTAGTCGTAGATGATTATGTAAAGAAGTACCCAGATAATAATGCCATTTGGAAGAGCTTCAAGAAgtatttcaaaacaattttatcGATCGTCTCTTACAAACCGGCATGGGAGCAATACTTTTACGACGCGCTAAAGGAGTATCGTCATGACAATGTATTCTTTCTTGAAGTGAGAAGTATTTTACCAACGCTTTACGATTTAGATGGAAACGTTTATGACCCAGTAGCAACCGCTGAATCATATCAGAAAGTAACTGAACAATTCATGCATGATTATCCAGATTTTATGGGTGCGAAACTTATTTACGCGCCATCTAGAGGGACAGAGCAATTTACTTTCGATGAATATTTGAGATTCGCAAAAGAAATCAAACGTAAGCTACCGGATTTCTTTGCTGGTTTCGATCTAGTCAATCACGAGGATGCGGGACCGCCAAACAAACACTTTCTACCACAATTGGTCAATGAAAAAGATAACTTGAACTACTATTTCCATGCCGCCGAAACTAATTGGAACGGAATGGATTCAGACGAAAACCTGTATGACGCTTTGGCTCTGGATACTAAACGTATCGGTCACGGATTCGCTCTGATAAAGCATCCACTTTTAATAGATGAAGTAAGAAAGAGAGATATCGCCATAGAAGTGAATGTCATTTCCAATAATGTTCTTTGTTTAGTCAGTGATATTAGGAATCACCCGCTTTCGTCTTATTTAGCGCAAGGCTTGCCTGTCGTGGTGTCGAGTGATGATCGCGGTGCATGGGAAGCGGACCCTTTGTCCCATGACTTCTATGCCGCATTCGTTGGAGTAGCCAGCCGCCATGCAGACCTGAGGCTTCTGAAAAAGCTCGCTCTGAATTCGATACGCTACAGTACGTATTCGGACAAAAGTAAAATGTTTGCTGAATTCGAAAGCCGATGGTCACAATTCATTAATGCTGTGAAAGATAAACATGTTTAG
- the LOC101735656 gene encoding adenosine deaminase 2: MSIVICLFYFIVATAAKNAIEDRNKLLERELKMMLGSDISLSDSEMKANDIIMDLKIKELDYAFHHPQTFNLSKHFFDYKDEVEDTELFKLLQQMPKGAVLHAHDTGLLSPDYVLELTYMKDLYVCFQKGQVQFLFSENIPKTPCAVKWQLLSDARLSSSNVEKFDADLRKHFTLVVSNPKEVYSDVNAAWRKFQQYFITTGPLLSYKPVWEQYFYDTLKAFREDNVMYIEIRSVLPELYDLDGNVYDSVETALIYKEVLDRFMEDYPDFYGAKLIYAPFRMVDTKTVKKYIDIAKEIKRLAPDFLAGFDLVGQEDIGAPTKDFLSELEEAKSELDFFFHAGETNWYGTSSDENLLDVIALDTKRIGHAFALIKHPVLLEEVKKRGIALEVNVVSNVVLKLVDDVRNHPLAAFLAQDLPVVLSSDDPGVWEATPLTHDFYVTFLGVASRHADLKMLKKLALNSLYYSTYPNKDKIVHEFEIRWTKFIDNIVKDKW, encoded by the coding sequence ATGTCGATAGTGATTTgtcttttctattttattgttGCAACCGCCGCAAAGAATGCGATCGAAGACAGAAATAAACTGCTCGAACGTGAACTCAAAATGATGCTCGGTAGTGATATAAGTTTGAGTGACAGTGAAATGAAAGCGAATGATATAATAATGGATCTGAAAATAAAGGAACTCGACTATGCGTTTCATCATCCGCAAACGTTCAATTTATCTAAGCACTTTTTTGATTATAAAGACGAAGTAGAGGATACGGAGTTGTTCAAACTACTGCAGCAGATGCCGAAAGGCGCCGTACTCCACGCTCATGACACGGGCCTTTTGAGTCCAGATTATGTCCTCGAATTAACTTACATGAAAGATCTGTACGTTTGCTTCCAGAAAGGTCAAGTTCAGTTTTTGTTTTCCGAGAATATTCCGAAAACTCCTTGTGCAGTAAAATGGCAATTACTGAGCGATGCCAGACTATCGTCGAGTAATGTTGAAAAATTCGATGCGGATCTAAGAAAGCACTTTACTTTAGTTGTGAGCAATCCAAAAGAGGTTTACTCCGATGTGAATGCGGCTTGGAGGAAGTTCCAACAGTACTTCATCACGACTGGACCGCTTTTATCTTACAAACCAGTATGGGAACAATATTTCTACGACACATTGAAAGCCTTTCGGGAAGACAATGTAATGTACATTGAAATTAGAAGTGTTTTACCCGAACTGTACGATTTAGACGGAAACGTGTATGATTCTGTTGAAACCGCATTAATTTATAAAGAAGTCTTAGATCGCTTTATGGAGGATTATCCAGATTTTTATGGAGCTAAATTAATATATGCACCTTTCCGAATGGTGGatacgaaaactgttaaaaaatacattgatattgccaaagaaataaaaagattGGCTCCAGATTTTTTAGCAGGTTTTGATTTAGTTGGTCAAGAAGATATTGGAGCACCAACTAAAGACTTTTTATCAGAGCTAGAGGAAGCAAAAAGTGAATTGGACTTCTTCTTTCACGCCGGAGAGACGAACTGGTACGGTACAAGCTCAGATGAAAACTTATTAGATGTAATAGCGCTTGACACTAAACGAATAGGCCATGCCTTTGCTCTCATTAAGCACCCTGTGCTTTTAGAGGAGGTAAAGAAGCGGGGCATAGCTTTAGAAGTTAATGTGGTGTCAAACGTTGTTTTGAAATTAGTTGATGACGTTAGGAATCATCCTTTAGCTGCATTTTTAGCTCAAGATCTGCCTGTAGTTTTGTCTAGTGATGATCCCGGTGTTTGGGAAGCAACGCCTCTGACCCATGATTTTTATGTCACTTTCCTTGGAGTAGCTAGCAGACACGCGGACCTGAAAATGTTGAAGAAACTAGCATTAAATTCGTTGTATTACAGCACATATCCGAATAAAGACAAAATAGTCCATGAATTCGAAATACGGTGGACGAAATTTATAGACAATATTGTGAAAGATAAATGGTGA
- the LOC101742842 gene encoding adenosine deaminase AGSA — protein sequence MWGVICILCSFCLTAILTEAKFVDTDYKKQREELLQKEFERSLGGNLVLSEDEKTVNDILMYWKNKELDECFRNPDRFNLSKSYFTYRDYINMSNVYKIIRRMPKGGALHIHSSLMLDADGLVKLTYEDHLYCCYEGDDLKLQFSEAIPERPCTDKWSLVSDLRNASDDVIAFDNELRKHFIMYGKGDYNTSGANDSWKEFNRVYRITKSLNSYIPARKKYFYAGLKNFYEDNVMYMEIRSTAFGIFEFNSTYHSGMYLLNLYQEITENFKKDHPDFFGIKFILTSHRDLDTVLVRQNLNLTRQIKKEMPEMYAGFDLVGREDSGKTLLDRLPELAEMKNEINYYFHAGETARYGTSSDENLIDAILLGTRRIGHGYALLKHPNLLSIIQQKDIAIEVNVISNNVLSLVNDVRNHPLATYLALGLPVVLSSDDPGVWGADPLSHDFYVTFVGVASKRSDLRLLKQLAINSIKYSALDDKGKTNLFRIFNSRWSDFIQEIIQLNARGEFNSA from the coding sequence atgtggggcGTTATCTGTATATTATGTTCGTTTTGTTTAACCGCGATTTTAACAGAAGCAAAATTCGTCGATACCGACTACAAAAAGCAAAGGGAAGAACTCCTGCAAAAAGAATTCGAACGATCACTAGGAGGTAATTTGGTTCTGAGCGAAGATGAGAAAACGGTAAATGATATTCTAATGTACTGGAAGAATAAAGAATTAGATGAATGTTTTCGGAACCCTGATCGATTCAACTTGTCCAAGAGCTATTTCACGTACAGAGATTATATCAATATGTCTAATGTGTATAAGATAATCAGGCGAATGCCCAAAGGAGGCGCTCTACATATTCACAGTTCGTTAATGTTAGACGCGGATGGCCTAGTAAAGCTGACGTACGAAGACCACTTGTACTGTTGTTACGAAGGCGACGATTTAAAACTACAATTCTCCGAAGCCATTCCCGAACGACCTTGTACTGATAAATGGAGCCTGGTGAGTGACCTTAGAAACGCTTCCGATGACGTCATAGCCTTTGATAACGAATTGAGAAAGCACTTCATAATGTATGGCAAGGGCGACTACAATACGAGCGGTGCTAACGATTCGTGGAAAGAATTCAACAGGGTTTATAGAATCACAAAATCACTTAACAGCTACATACCGGCGagaaaaaagtacttttacgcgGGCCTTAAAAACTTTTATGAGGACAACGTGATGTATATGGAAATTAGAAGTACAGCTTTTGGTATTTTCGAATTCAACAGTACTTATCACAGCGGGATGTATTTACTGAATCTGTACCAAGAGATAAccgaaaattttaaaaaggaTCATCCCGACTTTTTTGGTATCAAATTTATACTGACTTCGCATAGAGACTTGGACACTGTCTTAGTAAGGCAGAACTTAAATCTAACTAGGCAGATTAAAAAGGAAATGCCAGAAATGTACGCTGGTTTCGACTTAGTCGGTCGAGAAGATTCCGGGAAAACACTGCTAGATCGTCTTCCCGAGCTGGCTGAAATGAAAAATGAGATAAACTACTATTTTCACGCCGGAGAAACTGCTCGGTACGGAACTTCGTCGGATGAAAATTTGATTGACGCCATACTTTTGGGCACACGGAGGATCGGCCATGGTTATGCCCTTTTAAAACATCCGAATCTTTTGAGTATCATTCAACAAAAAGACATAGCTATAGAAGTGAATGTGATATCGAATAATGTTCTATCGTTGGTGAACGATGTGAGGAATCATCCATTGGCAACATATTTAGCTCTCGGTCTTCCCGTGGTGTTGTCAAGCGACGATCCTGGCGTCTGGGGGGCTGATCCGTTGTCGCACGACTTCTACGTGACATTTGTCGGTGTCGCCAGTAAGCGCTCGGATTTAAGACTCTTAAAACAGCTGGCCATTAACTCTATAAAGTATAGCGCGTTAGACGACAAGGGCAAAACCAATTTGTTTCGGATATTCAATTCAAGATGGTCTGATTTTATCCAAGAGATTATTCAATTGAATGCACGCGGTGAATTTAATAGTGCGTAG